From the genome of Colletotrichum destructivum chromosome 10, complete sequence, one region includes:
- a CDS encoding Putative manganese/iron superoxide dismutase, translating to MAASPYTLPKLPYAYDALEPHISAQIMELHHSKHHQAYVTNLNKAIETYNANPLQNRIAVLATLNFNGGGHINHSLFWENLAPASSPDASPSAAPALTAEITRVWGGLDQFKQAFNAALLGITGSGWGWLVKDDVTGLSIVTTKDQDPITKGVPVFGVDMWEHAYYLQYLNGKVAYVDNIWNVINWKTAESRFSGSREDAFKALKAVL from the exons ATGGCCGCCTCACCGTACACGTTGCCCAAGCTTCCCTACGCTTACGAT gccctcgagccTCACATCTCAGCCCAGATCATGGAGCTGCACCACAGCAAGCA CCACCAAGCATACGTCACGAACCTGaacaaggccatcgagaccTACAACGCCAACCCGCTGCAGAACCgcatcgccgtcctcgccacccTCAActtcaacggcggcggccacatCAACCATTCCCTCTTCTGGGAGAATCTGGCCCCGGCTTCGAGCCCGGacgcctcgccctcggcggcgcccgcgCTCACGGCCGAGATCACGCGCGTCTGGGGTGGCCTTGACCAGTTCAAGCAGGCCTTCAACGCCGCGCTACTGGGCATTACCGGCAGCGGCTGGGGGTGGCTCGTCAAGGACGACGTGACGGGCCTCAGCATCGTCACGACCAAGGACCAGGACCCCATCACCAAGGGCGTGCCCGTCTTTGGCGTCGACATGTGGGAGCACGCGTACTACCTTCAG TACCTCAACGGAAAGGTGGCGTACGTCGACAACATCTGGAACGTCATCAActggaagacggccgagtcgaGGTTCTCGGGGTCCCGTGAGGACGCTTTCAAGGCACTCAAGGCAGTTCTCTAG
- a CDS encoding Putative NADH:flavin oxidoreductase/NADH oxidase, aldolase-type TIM barrel, oxidoreductase Oye has protein sequence MSLKVSSPLAIANGRITLQHRVVMAPMTRNRGVPLAEGTPESPNRIWLPDHVVALYYAQRASPGGLLITEGIPPSLEASGMPGVPGLFHPSQVRGWREVVKGVHDKGGHIYAQLWHAGRATVPQMTGTQTLSASATPWDDDEKFPFRDPVSKDKVAYRNHPPRAMTREDIDRTIGDFVAAAEAAIEAGFDGVEINGGNGNLLDQFLHSNINTRTDTYGGSPEKRARFPLELVSAVAAAVGPSNVAVRLEPTGLYNHTRGAERVETWSHLCSRLAETYAGESRLSYVHFIEPRLDRVDSEAERDGFYRSWSLPEVSNLHFRRILKDTPAFTCGGWDAENHEQALGQGWDAVVFAKWFVSNPDLPARLISGSPLHAYDRSRFYGSWDGVRENGYVDYPTYEEEKLAANHGQQEPAEK, from the exons ATGTCACTAAAAGTTTCCTCGCCCCTTGCCATCGCCAATGGCCGTATCACGCTGCAACACCGCGTCGTCATGGCCCCCATGACACGAAACCGTGGGGTGCCTCTGGCAGAGGGAACGCCTGAGAGTCCGAACCGCATCTGGCTCCCTGACCACGTCGTCGCGCTCTACTACGCGCAGCGGGCTTCACCGGGCGGCCTGCTCATCACAGAAGGcatccccccttccctcgaGGCAAGCGGCATGCCCGGCGTGCCCGGCCTGTTCCACCCGTCGCAGGTCCGGGGCTGGCGGGAGGTAGTCAAGGGCGTCCACGACAAGGGCGGCCACATCTACGCGCAGCTGTGGCACGCCGGCCGGGCCACGGTCCCCCAGATGACGGGCACGCAGACCCTCAGCGCCTCCGCGACGCCgtgggacgacgacgagaagtTCCCCTTCCGCGACCCCGTCAGTAAAGACAAGGTGGCGTATAGGAACCACCCCCCGCGGGCCATGACGCGGGAAGACATCGACCGCACCATCGGCGACTTcgtggccgcggccgaggctgccATTGAAGCCGGctttgacggcgtcgagatcaacggcggcaacgggAACC TCCTCGACCAGTTTCTTCACTCAAACATCAACACGCGGACGGACACCTACGGCGGGAGTCCCGAGAAGCGAGCCCGGTTCCCGCTGGagctcgtctcggccgtcgcggcggctGTCGGCCCTTccaacgtcgccgtccgCCTGGAGCCGACGGGCCTCTACAACCACacccgcggcgccgagcgCGTCGAGACGTGGTCGCACCTCTGCTCCCGGCTCGCCGAGACCTACGCCGGCGAGTCCCGCCTGTCGTACGTGCACTTCATCGAGCCCCGGCTGGACCGCGTCGACTCGGAGGCCGAGAGGGACGGCTTCTATCGCAGCTGGAGCCTGCCCGAAGTCTCGAACCTTCACTTCCGGCGGATCCTGAAGGACACGCCGGCTTTTACATGCGGCGGCTGGGACGCGGAGAACCACGAGCAGGCACTTGGTCAAGGATGGGACGCCGTGGTGTTTGCCAAGTGGTTCGTGAGCAACCCTGACCTGCCTGCCCGTCTCATTAGCGGCTCCCCGCTCCATGCCTATGATAGAAGTCGCTTCTACGGCTCTTGGGACGGTGTCAGAGAGAATGGCTACGTTGATTATCCCACGTatgaggaggagaagcttgCTGCGAATCATGGCCAGCAAGAACCCGCCGAGAAGTGA
- a CDS encoding Putative peptidase M43, pregnancy-associated plasma-A translates to MRRQHLSHRHRHLRALKQSAHQPTSPANLCASRNRWSLEHRSAFRKTRFPLREQTETGRICIGTDQRQSVADFPAGTAGFYAAELIRRSKDPRRANYARRSASRVIERARRVIERARRVFERARRVFERARCGTRVQSNSPQEPSGSIASGQEQPSIAATTVGPQVSGVRGVNGTIGTASAGSSGAGSPGADGATNTGLSPELATTVAFAAQPSDAFRAVNETAIEATPESTEPTPPDVSSPDQLHAELTVNIPEKAINEKNAKAIAVLETAYFEYFVNKDPAPVDKGKISIPDVISQCQNKYSEKLTRRKGLVDEVLDWVPLLSRDLRGFQNCRAVDSLEVGVYFHYMRASSTAERPNELESRVDTLNEALGAVKINFRFMALNWWEPKANEDWSKVTRHEGKLEEWQRRTRAPGKLVLTVWIVNGLRTSQKDNQELNSYATFPNEKLDEADGIVIEEARVQGGDATTLIHDVGHWLGLGHTFDVANQECVVQDGLTNATQTSGNRDVLYQCSQVTCAGGPAIEINNYMSYSSCRGKTPRDGFTTDQKARMFANALQFRRGYETGECMPDGTAAVKKRSSMQDLLEGKCPDVDKQANILMNTPHSPAATVERSWSKLWAGLAAPWVLMTFF, encoded by the exons ATGCGCCGTCAACACTTATCGCACCGCCATCGGCATCTCAGAGCTCTCAAG cAGTCAGCCCACCAGCCAACAAGTCCTGCCAACCTCTGCGCCAGCCGGAACAGATGGTCCCTTGAGCACCGCTCAGCCTTCCGTAAGACCCGATTCCCCCTCCGTGAGCAGACCGAGACCGGAAGAATCTGCATCGGCACGGATCAGCGACAATCCGTCGCCGATTTCCCGGCAGGAACCGCAGGGTTCTACGCCGCCGAACTCATCCGACGGAGCAAGGATCCAAGGAGGGCCAACTACGCCCGCAGGAGTGCCAGCCGTGTCATCGAGAGAGCCCGTCGTGTCATCGAGAGAGCCCGCCGTGTCTTCGAGAGAGCCCGCCGTGTCTTCGAGAGAGCCCGCTGT GGCACCCGGGTGCAGTCTAACTCGCCACAAGAACCTTCCGGCAGCATAGCATCTGGCCAGGAACAGCCCTCAATTGCTGCTACCACTGTTGGGCCCCAGGTTTCCGGGGTTCGTGGGGTAAACGGCACCATCGGAACCGCTTCCGCCGGGTC ATCCGGAGCCGGCTCACCCGGGGCCGATGGGGCCACCAACACGGGCTTGTCTCCTGAGCTCGCCACGACggtcgccttcgccgcccagcCCTCGGACGCCTTCCGTGCCGTCAACGAGACAGCCATCGAGGCCACGCCCGAGTCCACCGAGCCAACGCCGCCCGACGTGTCGAGCCCCGACCAGCTCCACGCCGAGCTCACCGTCAACATCCCCGAGAAGGCCAtcaacgagaagaacgccaaggccatcgccgtgCTCGAGACGGCCTACTTCGAGTACTTCGTCAACAAAGATCCGGCGCccgtcgacaagggcaagaTCTCCATCCCCGACGTCATCTCGCAGTGCCAGAACAAGTACTCGGAGAAGCTGACTAGGCGcaagggcctcgtcgacgaggtgctgGACTGGGTGCCGCTCTTGTCGAGGGACCTGCGGGGCTTCCAGAACTGCAGGGCCGTCGATTCGCTGGAGGTCGGCGTCTACTTCCACTACATGAGGGCTTCCAGCACGGCCGAGCGACCTAACGAGCTGGAGTCCAGG GTCGACACCCTCAACGAGGCGTTGGGCGCGGTCAAGATCAACTTCCGCTTCATGGCGCTCAACTGGTGGGAGCCAAAGGCAAACGAGGACTGGTCGAAGGTCACGCGGCACGAAGGCAAGCTGGAGGAATGGCAGCGTCGCACCCGCGCCCCAGGCAAGCTGGTGCTCACCGTCTGGATCGTGAACGGACTCCGCACTAGTCAGAAGGACAACCAGGAGCTGAACAGT TATGCCACGTTTCCCAACGAAAAgcttgacgaggccgacggcatTGTTATCGAAGAGGCTCgcgtccagggcggcgatgccaCGACGCTCATCCATGATGTCGGCCACTGGCTCGGCCTGGGCCACACCTTTGACGTCGCCAACCAGGAGTGCGTCGTCCAAGACGGCTTGACCAATGCCACGCAAACCTCGGGGAACCGCGACGTCCTATATCAGTGCTCGCAGGTGACCTGTGCCGGCGGACCAGCCATCGAGATCAACAATTACATGAGC TACTCTTCGTGCCGCGGCAAGACGCCACGGGACGGCTTCACCACGGACCAGAAGGCGCGCATGTTTGCGAACGCCCTCCAGTTCCGCCGCGGGTACGAGACGGGCGAGTGCATGCCGGACGGGACGGCTGCCGTAAAGAAGCGGTCCAGCATGCAAGATTTACTGGAGGGCAAGTGTCCAGACGTCGACAAGCAGGCCAACATCCTGATGAACACGCCGCACAGCCCGGCGGCCACGGTCGAGCGTTCTTGGAGCAAGCTCTGGGCCGGTttggcggcgccgtgggTCTTGATGACGTTCTTCTGA
- a CDS encoding Putative extracellular membrane protein, CFEM produces MKYSFVIAALVAAVAAQVDPTIIPECARQCLLDATASATSCKAGDYTCTCTAENKAAIQSAATGCVVAACGLDVALQQVVPASNQLCEAAAAGGGALSSAVETASSAASVASSVASAASSAASSVSIPTSASGSMSLPYTTGGVTASPTATVTSSRPTTTAVQAGAAGIAPIGGLAMVLLGALAL; encoded by the exons ATGAAGTACTccttcgtcatcgccgccctcgtggccgccgtcgcagccCAGGTCGACCCTACCATCATCCCTGAGTGTGCTCGCCAGTGCCTTCTGGAtgccaccgcctcggccacctcCTGCAAGGCGGGTGACTacacctgcacctgcacgGCCGAgaacaaggccgccatccAGAGCGCCGCTACCGGCTGCGTCGTCGCGGCCTGTGGCCTCGATGTGGCTCTGC AGCAAGTCGTCCCCGCCTCTAACCAGCTCTgtgaggccgccgccgccggtggcggtGCCCTGAGCTCTGCCGTCGAgaccgcatcgtcggccgCGTCCGTCGCCTCTTCggtcgcctcggccgcctcctcggccgcctcctccgtgAGCATccccacctcggcctcgggctccaTGTCCCTGCCCTAcaccaccggcggcgtcacCGCTTCCCCTACCGCCACCGTCACCAGCAGCCGCCCGACTACCACCGccgtccaggccggcgccgctggcATTGCCCCCATCGGAGGCCTCGCCAtggtcctcctcggtgcCCTTGCTCTCTAA
- a CDS encoding Putative zn(2)Cys(6) fungal-type DNA-binding domain-containing protein, with translation MSDVMSLTGTLRSLPEAAPNVVKFALAERPKANRRHAPKSRAGCVTCKKRRVRCDEAKPTCLNCAKSKRACEGYVQKPTATEAKLREYRPILIKPNYETHVFTSQLERDQFEYWMTFSKEFTLFPSDLVTQLIPQIAREEPAIRHAAFAIGAATLGSDSRGQRTSGAGPYTKDAFQHYGRAIHLIRSSESDPRSMPRALLSCLLFVTFEAIQGNYRAALTHINHGCSMLDQLLRQGVSGGCPPKLVDEVMSGFQRFTLQSWTVNGYHPPETETWVPWCCRGKRSRYAVDELPAVFGDLSEAHRWWQVVQHHIVYRTQMSSSLRFGDLSTPASGLEQLSQDQIKKYCGILTRWRSSFQHLDEKASETPDENTDENTGQDRDQDKRASLQILSLKLLHLSFEIYVKTSQFTNKEVLTKLTPSFKEVVSMSKTVLEGQSPSEKSKEVFTMDTSPSWSLLSASTFCTDPAVREEAHFLLRDYPRRDGIWDTRLFTAISKASQDPQTQENWACGDHFDAVLLNKEMVTYRDEAWRRKFALAEGRWRIVDEQKLPVASSK, from the exons ATGTCGGACGTTATGTCTCTCACTGGGACCTTGAGAAGCCTACCGGAAGCGGCCCCTAATGTGGTCAAGTTTGCCCTCGCGGAGCGGCCCAAGGCCAACCGGAGACACGCTCCCAAATCCCGGGCTGGGTGTGTCACATGCAA GAAGCGGCGTGTGCGCTGCGATGAAGCGAAGCCGACATGTCTGAACTGCGCGAAATCCAAACGAGCGTGTGAGGGATACGTCCAGAAGCCGACGGCCACGGAAGCCAAGTTGCGAGAGTATCGGCCAATTCTCATCAAACCAAACTACGAGACCCATGTCTTCACCAGCCAGCTCGAAAGGGACCAATTCGAGTACTGGATGACATTTAGCAAAGAGTTCACCCTGTTTCCCTCGGACCTCGTGACGCAGCTAATCCCCCAGATCGCCCGCGAGGAACCCGCCATCCGCCacgccgccttcgccatcggcgccgccaccctcggcAGCGATAGCCGCGGGCAACGGACCTCTGGCGCTGGCCCGTACACGAAAGACGCCTTCCAGCACTACGGCCGGGCGATCCATCTCATCCGGTCCAGCGAGTCGGACCCTAGGAGCATGCCGCGTGCCCTTCTCTCGTGCCTGCTGTTCGTCACGTTCGAGGCGATCCAGGGAAACTATAGAGCCGCCCTGACGCACATCAATCACGGCTGCAGCATGCTCGACCAGCTCCTGCGGCAGGGCGTCAGTGGAGGGTGCCCCCcgaagctcgtcgacgaggtcatgTCGGGCTTCCAGCGCTTCACGCTCCAGTCGTGGACCGTCAACGGGTACCATccgcccgagacggagacgtGGGTGCCGTGGTGCTGCCGCGGCAAGCGGAGCCGAtacgccgtcgacgagctgccggccgtgTTCGGCGACCTTTCCGAGGCCCATCGGTGGTGGCAAGTCGTGCAGCATCACATCGTGTACCGTACGCAGATGTCCTCGTCTCTGCGTTTCGGAGACCTCTCGACGCCTGCGTCAGGATTGGAACAGTTGTCCCAAGATCAGATCAAAAAGTACTGTGGCATTCTCACCCGGTGGAGGTCTAGCTTTCAGCATCTGGACGAGAAAGCCAGTGAAACCCCCGATGAGAATACCGATGAAAACACCGGGCAAGATCGAGATCAGGACAAGAGGGCAAGCCTTCAGATTCTTAGTCTCAAGTTGTTGCACCTCTCATTCGAGATATACGTCAAGACATCTCAATTCACCAACAAGGAAGTCTTGACGAAGCTGACGCCCAGCTTCAAAGAGGTGGTGTCGATGAGCAAAACGGTCCTCGAGGGGCAGTCGCCCTCGGAAAAATCCAAAGAGGTGTTCACCATGGACACCAGCCCGAGCTGGTCGCTCCTCTCGGCCAGCACCTTTTGTACGGACCCGGCTGTGAGGGAGGAGGCTCATTTCTTGCTGCGGGACTATCCCCGGCGAGACGGCATCTGGGACACGAGGCTATTCACCGCCATATCCAAAGCGAGCCAAGACCCGCAGACACAGGAAAACTGGGCTTGTGGCGACCACTTCGACGCGGTGCTGCTCAACAAGGAGATGGTGACGTACAGAGACGAGGCCTGGCGGCGGAAGTTTGCCCTCGCAGAAGGAAGATGGCGGATTGTAGACGAGCAGAAGTTGCCGGTCGCGTCTTCCAAATGA
- a CDS encoding Putative major facilitator superfamily, MFS transporter superfamily gives MTEYITASIPVGRWRDETYSSWCSELSDAQLSPVQFIYNSTSRLLCKKAWIRPLSTPDCFQHRLLAQIRLSFTNMAPNINDADRVKDAEPQIFEDENPEKPIPRNTGKVDYSGAQEKTDPKEIALVKKLDRWMMPMLWSMYWLNYLDRNAIALARLNNLEEDLNLTGSQYQTCVSILFVGYILGQIPSNMFLTRTRPSRYMGTMMMLWAVVSALTAVSKDFTGLLLTRFFLGVTEAPYYPGAVYLLSIFYTRKEVATRIAILYTGNILATAFAGLIAAGIFHGMDGLGGLAGWKWLFILQGAVTFVIAVVGFFLLPDFPQNTKWLTQEERDLAHNRMELDTVGNQGASGTMKGLREALKDPLVWIFCAMAHMHLAANGFKNFFPTVVETLGFNTTITLVLTCPPYLIAGAITIAVSWSSGKFNERTWHITASKAVAVVGFVSAAATLNLAGRYISMVIFTIGTYGVNSLILGWCGSVCGQTKEKKAAALAAVTTIMNISFIWTPYLWPSSDEPRYAIAMGSSAGFSIATAALAWLVKIILKKRNAKLRASHDETGVFYVY, from the exons atGACCGAGTACATAACAGCCTCCATCCCCGtggggagatggagagacGAGACTTACTCTTCATGGTGCTCTGAGCTCAGCGACGCCCAGTTGTCACCCGTCCAGTTCATTTACAATTCCACTTCAAGACTTTTGTGTAAAAAGGCTTGGATAAGACCACTGTCTACACCAGATTGTTTTCAGCATCGGCTTCTTGCCCAAATCAGATTGTCGTTCACAAACATGGCTCCCAACAtcaacgacgccgacagggtcaaggacgccgagccTCAGATCTTTGAGGACGAGAACCCCGAAAAGCCCATCCCCCGCAACACGGGCAAAGTCGACTACTCTGGTGCCCAGGAAAAGACTGATCCCAAGGAGATTGCCCTTGTAAAGAAGCTGGACAGATGGATGATG CCGATGCTCTGGTCTATGTACTGGTTGAAC TATCTCGATCGCAATGCCATCGCGCTGGCGCGTCTCAACAACCTTGAGGAAGACCTCAACCTCACCGGGTCCC AGTACCAGACCTGCGTGTCGATTCTCTTTGTCGGTTACATCTT GGGTCAGATTCCATCCAACATGTTCCTCACCCGAACCCGTCCTAGTCGTTACATG GGcacgatgatgatgttgtggGCCGTTGTCAGCGCTCTGACGGCCGTCTCCAAGGACTTCACCGGCCTCTTGCTGACCCGATTCTTCCTCGGAGTCACAGAGGCTCCCTACTACCCCGGAGCCGTCTACCTGCTGTCCATCTTCTACACCCGTAAGGAGGTCGCCACCCGCATCGCCATCCTGTACACCGGCAACATCCTCGCCACCGCCTTTGCcggcctcatcgccgccggcatcttcCACGGCATGGACGGCCTCGGAGGCCTCGCTGGCTGGAAGTGGCTGTTCATCTTGCAAGGCGCCGTGACGTTTGTGATTGCCGTCGTGGGGTTCTTCCTGCTGCCGGACTTCCCTCAGAACACGAAGTGGTTGACGCAGGAGGAACGCGACCTCGCACACAACCGGATGgagctcgacaccgtcggCAACCAGGGAGCTTCTGGCACCATGAAGGGTTTGCGCGAGGCGTTGAAGGACCCTCTGGTTTGGATCTTTTGTGCGATGGCTCACATGCATCTCGCTGCCAACGGCTTCAAGAACTTT TTCCCTACTGTCGTCGAAACTCTCGGCttcaacaccaccatcactCTTGTCCTCACTTGCCCCCCCTATTTGATCGCTGGAGCGATCACCATTGCCGTGTCGTGGTCTTCTGGCAAGTTTAACGAGCGCACATGGCACATCACTGCTTCTAAGGCCGTTGCTGTCGTTGGTTTCGTGTCGGCTGCTGCAACTTTGAACCTGGCCGGAAGATACATTTCGATGGTGATCTTCACGATCGGAACATATGGTGTAAACAGTCTGATT CTCGGATGGTGCGGTAGTGTCTGCGGACAGACtaaggagaagaaggccgccgccttggctGCTGTTACAACGATCATGAACATCAGCTTCATCTGGACGCCTTATCTCTGGCCCAGCAGCGACGAGCCGCGTTACGCCATAGCTATGGGAAGCTCCGCCGGGTTCAGCATCGCGACTGCGGCGCTTGCGTGGCTGGTCAAGATCATCCTGAAGAAGCGCAACGCGAAGCTGAGAGCCTCGCACGACGAGACGGGCGTCTTCTATGTCTACTAA
- a CDS encoding Putative 2EXR domain-containing protein, with protein MSSRPRPPPGPKTCIHLEHGWFDPKVSLPARPLREPQDVLEDLLRNIIVSGNTNDDATFLSGLLESANKQRATTKMEDLPQFHQFSRLPLRIRNQIWLFAIPSRTVHVSVDSQGKTCWNRRLPIPAPALACREAWLVIMPLVHDVTKCLYISRGPGGCTIEDSWPVVKEERRVSWFTSADTLSVGGAYYTCETLDWFFGRNVPITADIAIPLRSLQEQVAITTFFQNHNCLKVVLQTIDILVAKTAKTSGKFSRVKVGVMAFRNPVSFVNVKGVKDWSRHERDPVDRNVAFGPPPNFGFQVAHNVELHDRARLEELLSLVSAMGGSSWDGCAGKHRLDAMEDWTRAFCFDCLMTWWEKRGRDLTEETFFKHRREEMETKSTVGDEPKEADEVDVRMPRLIPTVRFLVRFQDIVPPGTLLDEPQVRMLAPHLDFEAHGHLPDWMINDFEDDL; from the coding sequence ATGTCTTcgcgacctcgtccgccacccGGACCCAAAACTTGCATACACCTCGAACACGGGTGGTTCGATCCCAAAGTCagcttgccggcgaggccgttgCGGGAGCCGCAGGATGTTTTGGAAGACCTTCTCCGCAACATCATAGTCAGCGGAAACACAAACGACGATGCAACGTTCTTGTCGGGACTCCTCGAGAGCGCCAACAAGCAACGAGCAACAACGAAAATGGAGGATCTGCCACAGTTCCACCAGTTCTCGCGCCTACCTCTCAGAATACGGAACCAAATATGGCTGTTCGCGATTCCAAGCCGTACAGTCCATGTAAGCGTCGACTCCCAGGGAAAAACTTGTTGGAACCGCCGTCTCCCCATCCCCGCTCCCGCCTTGGCTTGCCGTGAAGCCTGGCTCGTCATCATGCCACTGGTGCACGATGTTACTAAATGCCTGTACATATCAAGAGGACCGGGCGGTTGTACCATTGAAGATTCTTGGCCAGTGgtgaaggaagagaggagagtATCCTGGTTTACGTCGGCCGACACGCTGAGTGTTGGCGGTGCTTACTACACGTGCGAGACGCTGGACTGGTTTTTCGGGCGAAACGTGCCCATCACCGCTGATATTGCAATCCCCTTGCGGAGTTTGCAGGAACAAGTTGCCATTACCACATTCTTCCAAAACCACAACTGTCTCAAGGTCGTCCTCCAGACCATCGATATTCTCGTCGCGAAAACGGCAAAGACCTCTGGCAAGTTTTCTCGCGTCAAGGTCGGTGTAATGGCCTTCAGAAACCCCGTCAGTTTTGTCAACGTCAAGGGGGTCAAAGATTGGTCCCGCCACGAGAGAGACCCCGTCGACAGGAACGTCGCCTTTGGACCTCCTCCAAACTTTGGGTTTCAAGTCGCCCATAACGTCGAGCTACACGACCGAGCCCGCTTGGAGGAACTTCTCAGTCTGGTATCAGCCATGGGTGGATCTAGTTGGGATGGTTGTGCCGGTAAGCACCGGCTTGATGCCATGGAAGACTGGACCAGGGCCTTTTGCTTCGATTGCCTGATGACATGGTGGGAGAAACGCGGGCGCGACCTGACTGAGGAGACCTTTTTCAAGCATCGACGAGAGGAGATGGAAACAAAGAGCACAGTTGGCGACGAGCCCAAAGAAGCTGACGAGGTTGATGTAAGGATGCCTCGGCTCATTCCGACCGTGAGGTTTCTCGTAAGATTTCAGGACATAGTGCCACCCGGTACTCTGTTAGACGAGCCCCAAGTGCGGATGCTCGCTCCACATCTGGACTTTGAGGCGCATGGTCACCTTCCTGACTGGATGATCAATGACTTTGAAGATGATCTCTGA
- a CDS encoding Putative damage-control phosphatase ARMT1-like, metal-binding domain-containing protein, with translation MPAPYSTGDKTSFGWVTARERWPVIITQAIDDLYRSVTQTKDAEKEAEGKAIIEQIARLKYEVQHDRPLTPIDDDGYPDVSIYNEELKKLGSPTWLNVPWLYCECYLFRRISTHFAKSTHWKNYDVFARQKISTFRSSRPAVLELASKYKELVEQLQKNKGGATQDDEAEKLLFTEMCEICLWGNATDLSLLTSLTYEDIQKLQGSEARKASEKNIVANDLPAVYDLLKKAKAEGKKERRIDIVLDNAGFELYVDLILAGYLLSAGLATNVVLHPKSIPWFVSDVLPGDFAQLLSAIANPKPFYETPSEDEELQNKTPEPLSDSDAGNLSFLFQEWSQFHAEGQLILRPNRFWTHPGPFWQLPEEAKDLYEDLKASEVVIFKGDLNYRKLTGDAKWDAATPFTEALQNLGPGSGLNILALRTCKADVVVGLQPGEDERLLATEGGGGDSGSRKWAWSGKWAVVSFSGGK, from the exons ATGCCTG CTCCTTACTCTACCGGCGACAAGACCTCCTTTGGCTGGGTCACCGCCCGCGAGCGCTGGCCTGTCATCATT AcccaggccatcgacgacctctACCGATCCGTCACGCAGACCAAagacgccgagaaggaagCCGAGGGCAAGGCGATCATTGAGCAGATTGCCCGCCTCAAATACGAGGTCCAACACGACCGGCCGTTAAC GCcgatcgacgacgacggataTCCCGATGTCAGCATCTACAATgaggagctgaagaagctcgGCTCGCCCACATGGCTCAACGTGCCCTGGCTGTACTGCGAGTGCTACCTGTTCAG ACGAATCAGCACGCACTTTGCCAAGTCCACACACTGGAAGAACTACGACGTCTTTGCGCGCCAGAAGATCAGCACATTCCGCTCTTCCCGCCCCGCCGTGCTCGAGCTGGCCTCCAAGTACAAGGAGCTGGTTGAGCAGCTCCAAAAGaacaagggcggcgccactcaggacgacgaggccgagaagctcctcTTCACCGAGATGTGCGAGATCTGCCTGTGGGGCAACGCGACGGACTTGTCGCTGCTGACGAGCTTGACGTACGAGGATATCCAGAAGCTGCAGGGATCCGAGGCCCGCAAGGCTTCCGAGAAGAacatcgtcgccaacgacctgCCCGCCGTCTACGAcctgctgaagaaggccaaggccgaagGCAAGAAGGAGCGCcgcatcgacatcgtcctcgacaacgcCGGCTTCGAGCTCTACGTCGACCTGATCCTCGCCGGATACCTCTTGTCGGCCGGCCTGGCGACAAACGTCGTCCTGCACCCCAAGTCGATCCCGTGGTTCGTTTCCGACGTGCTGCCCGGCGACTTTGCGCAGCTGCTCAGCGCCATCGCGAACCCCAAGCCCTTTTACGAGACGCCctcggaagacgaggagctcCAGAACAAGACGCCGGAGCCCctctcggactcggacgccGGCAACCTGTCGTTTCTGTTCCAGGAATGGAGCCAGTTCCACGCCGAGGGGCAGCTCATCCTCCGACCCAACCGGTTCTGGACGCACCCCGGACCCTTTTGGCAGCtgcccgaggaggccaaggacctCTACGAGGACCTCAAGGCCAGCGAGGTCGTCATCTTCAAGGGCGATCTCAACTACCGCAAGCTGACGGGTGAT GCGAAATGGGACGCCGCGACGCCATTCACCGAAGCCCTCCAGAACCTCGGCCCCGGGTCCGGCCTCAACATCTTGGCCCTCCGCACCTGCAAGGCCGACGTGGTCGTCGGTCTCCAGCccggcgaagacgagagGCTGCTCGCcaccgagggcggcggtggtgactCTGGCTCGCGTAAGTGGGCGTGGAGCGGCAAGTGGGCTGTCGTGTCCTTCTCAGGCGGCAAATGA